A single window of Amyelois transitella isolate CPQ chromosome 17, ilAmyTran1.1, whole genome shotgun sequence DNA harbors:
- the LOC106134321 gene encoding monocyte to macrophage differentiation factor 2, whose amino-acid sequence MGDVVSLFSVLVMKLKSKFNESKVNFHLDLPWEKLKTVKWMNERATSNKAYVPTKVENVANVCTHALCVAPASFGARELLTRSVNAPQAIAAVVYGLALCLLFAVSTTFHSVCCCRSDTKMKHFLHRCDRAMIYIFIASSYFPWLTVGTVSCWMLRELRWAIWLLAVLGITYQQIFHERYKMLELLLYLVMGLGPAAIILTSNHQFPAMNDLMAGGVLYLIGVFFFKSDGRVPFAHAIWHVFVALAASVHYLAILRHLFPELKSQ is encoded by the exons ATGGGTGACGTTGTTAGTTTATTTTCTGTGTTagtaatgaaattgaaatctaaatttaatgagagtaaagtaaattttcatCTCGATCTACCATGGGAGAAGCTGAAGACAGTAAAATGGATGAACGAAAGGGCTACGTCGAATAAGGCGTATGTCCCAACTAAG GTGGAAAATGTCGCCAACGTGTGCACCCATGCGTTATGCGTAGCGCCCGCTTCGTTTGGAGCCCGGGAGCTCCTCACACGCTCAGTCAACGCGCCTCAAGCCATCGCAGCCGTGGTCTACGGTCTGGCGCTATGCCTGCTTTTCGCCGTCTCCACAACCTTCCATTCTGTGTGCTGCTGCAGATCTGACAC CAAAATGAAACACTTCCTGCACCGCTGCGACCGCGCAATGATATACATCTTCATCGCGAGCTCCTACTTCCCCTGGCTGACGGTGGGCACGGTGTCCTGTTGGATGCTACGGGAGCTACGGTGGGCCATCTGGCTGCTGGCGGTACTCGGCATCACGTACCAGCAGATCTTCCACGAGAGATACAAGATGTTGGAGCTGTTGCTCTATTTGGTCATGGGGCTGGGACCCGCGGCGATCATTCTCACGTCGAAT CACCAGTTCCCCGCGATGAACGACCTGATGGCGGGCGGGGTGCTGTACCTGATCGGCGTCTTCTTCTTCAAATCCGACGGCCGCGTGCCCTTCGCACACGCGATATGGCACGTCTTCGTCGCCCTGGCCGCCTCAGTTCACTATTTGGCCATACTTCGCCACCTGTTTCCTGAACTCAAATCTCAATGA
- the LOC106134271 gene encoding BLOC-1-related complex subunit 6 produces MATNSNNPISPHSVDSEIEMSTKQGDIDMEEEISARMTASYSEISFHSDQGQANEESDKVAGPSRPYDLPSENRKQDKFPLDLDGHVRYEGDMTHYVADDLEFKIKLSSPIAKRGETPVFGSSSASRSSTPSGKLYRQILAPQIGQIDITVLNDLEYEAQRIAQSVDNLIENLSSILHSNSSLTAENMEVYKDAVGKTCDAMDNNIKSMYTILAKGEEVSQAMIPVQAQAARIAEIKRLLQIFENNF; encoded by the coding sequence ATGGCTACAAACTCAAATAACCCTATATCTCCTCATTCTGTTGACTCAGAAATAGAAATGTCTACTAAGCAAGGAGACATTGACATGGAGGAAGAAATATCAGCCCGTATGACAGCATCATACAGTGAAATATCTTTCCATTCAGATCAGGGTCAAGCCAATGAGGAATCAGATAAGGTAGCCGGCCCCTCCAGACCTTATGACCTTCCATCAGAAAACCGCAAACAAGATAAGTTTCCCTTAGATCTGGATGGGCATGTGAGGTATGAAGGCGATATGACACATTATGTTGCAGATGACTTAGAATTCAAAATCAAGTTGTCCAGTCCCATAGCTAAAAGAGGAGAGACACCAGTCTTTGGAAGCTCAAGTGCATCAAGATCCAGTACACCCTCGGGAAAACTTTATAGGCAAATATTGGCACCGCAGATTGGCCAAATTGACATAACAGTATTAAATGATCTGGAATATGAGGCACAACGGATTGCTCAATCAGTTGataatttgattgaaaatCTATCTAGCATATTGCATTCAAATTCATCACTGACTGCGGAGAATATGGAAGTTTATAAAGATGCTGTAGGCAAGACGTGTGATGCAATggataacaatattaaaagcATGTACACGATTCTAGCAAAGGGGGAGGAAGTGTCACAGGCGATGATTCCTGTGCAAGCACAAGCTGCTAGAATAGCTGAAATCAAAAGGTTGCtgcaaatatttgaaaacaacTTTTAG